The genome window AAACATTTAaactattatatttttaaatttgcaatttcttgTGGTTctaaaacttctaaaaacaTACTATTATTTCAGAATACGATTTACGTCGTCTTTCTCAGGAACTCACACCAATTGGTTTCCTAGTAGGGAAATGGAGATCTGAACATGGAGGAAAAGTTCGTTTTTGAAACTGTCCAGAttcttaaatttaataaatctaGGCAATCTTCCCAACAATTCCGAAATTCACATTTGGAgaagaaatcgaaatttcaattccaggcGATGCAATGCAATCGGCTCAAGCTCTTAACTACACGTAagaaaataactgaaattatGCCATGCCTGCATGCCGCCTATTATTTGGTGGTTGTACgaggcaggtaggcatgttAACGTTCACGTGAAAGGTTTATTGGAAATATTGCCGTTTAGATGTTTCagattcagaaaatatttaaatttagagCGTTCGCATGGAGTGTAGAAAAAAGAGATGAGAAGAATCCAAACAGGTTTTCAtatgtcattttttgtttttatttattttccaaaaaaacctatttttttgtttcgaactGTTGAGTGTTTTGTCTtgggattttatttttgattctgTCAATTCTGGTGgctcttctatttttttcggaaaagtgtACTTGTAAAAGGGAATTGGTGACAATAGAAATCTCAATACTATCTTCAAAATGCtccgaattttcagagcatttgCCTGGTCGATAAATGATAAAGATGAGTTGCACAGTGAATATGGATATATTTCTGTGAAACCAAACACAAAAGAAGTCGCACTGACAACTGTAATGAATAATGGTTTTGTGACAGTCGAAGAAGGTCCAGTCAATGGAAATCAAATTAGATTCCGGCTTAAGGATATCGGAAGAATTAGTTTCAGCAGAGATTTGCCTGTTCATGATGTAAGTTTTTAGAATAGTGTTTTTGTGTGTAGTCATAACAATGAAAACcaacaacaaaattcaaaaacgcTCTAATTTCACATAATTCAatcaaactcaaaatttaaaatattcagctCGTCCGAGAATGGACTCTTCTGGATCGATCAACACTTCAAGCCCGTCTGAACATGGAGACATTAACACATGGAATGCAGGAGCACACATTTATTCGTTACAACAAAATTGAGCCATAAACTGAAGAAAAACGTGTTTATCTCTTTCTATTCCACTTCTAGTCAACTACTTCCCACTCAATTGATTCCCCCTTTCcccttaaaaataaaaactcttgCTGCTTTTTATGAGTTTTCCTAAAAGCTGCTAAATATGTATATAGCACCATCTCAAGAGTCACTGTATAATAGAATAGTGAAAATAAATGAGCTGTGAAATGagccaaaatgaaaaagaaaaagaaagcaaaTGAAGTGAGAAAATGGATGCAAGAATTGACACTTTTATTGGCAATTCATGAGGATTCTAACGATGAGTGAAGATGAAAGAGTAGACTAGCGGAGAATAAggttttagaagaaatttcgATGGGAGTTGATGacatttgtgatttttaaacttaaattttaacttaTCGCTTAGTGATCTTTAATCATAACCGACTTTAGCAAGttcatgaaaaaagaaactttcGATCGGCATTCGATCATAATTTTTAGACATATTATAGAGCATTCTCGTGTCTCCCCATAGTTGTAAATATGCAACCAGATGTCCGTTGGTGCAATTTAGTTGCTCATCAAGTTCTCTATGTCCATTTCTATTCTGTTCAACCACTTCATTTCcccttttgacatttttctatcTGTGAGAGCTTCATCTCCCATCGTTTCCTCTTAACGTCTTCAGAAAGACAAATCGTTGCCAAATTCATCATTTTCGAGTGCCAGGCATCCAATAACCGAAAGAATGGGAGCAAAGAGTGCTTTTCAACGGAAATTAGaaccatttttctgaaagaagtCTGCGCGAGATAagcaaagttttaaattttcatgaaaaccaCAAGCGcgtattttgagtttttcacaactttagaaaaattcaaaaaacggaTGCCAACGTTACAggaaaatgccgaaaattcgagaaacaataatttccatgaacatttaaaaataattttttcacgaCCCATTTGTAATAGTGAATTAGTAAGGGTATTTAATCTGatacatttccaaaaaataatgcaatGTTTGCCGAAAACTTGACGATTTGCCGTTCGCCTGAAAATACTGTAtgatgactgaaaaatttcccGTTTGCGAAATCTGTGATTCCTATAAAATTAGACttctaaataaattggcatttAAAATCATGATTAGAAGAAAACTAAACCACAAAGAATATGAAAACACACTtctataattaatttttacaattagaTATATGATTTCATAAAGCTGCAGTGCTGTTATTTTGATCTCAAtctatttacaaaaataacaCTGAAAAGTACTTTATGCCTTGCAAGAAATGCTCAATTTCTGTGTATTCTACGCTTAAGCACCTTCTATTCAGCACCTACTCGGGAATTCTCCACCAAATccattctcattttcttcttttctctctcAACTCGTCTTCAATCTCTTCACCTCGTCCACTATTTCATCCCCGGAGACTTGTTCCCCAGACGTCGTGCCTCCAATCGATCCATTTGTGGAGCCCGCGTCGTCCACAGAGCTTCTGCCGTTTCATCTCTGCGTCTCGTTCACCCATTAGACGTTGTGCTTCCTCCCTGCCTGAAAATAGCCCCACACAACATAGACTTGCTCTTCtttcttctactttttttctcattcttttttctccaGATACGCCTTTATTCAAATGacgtgtttcttttttttgtctgttcAAAAACCAACAACTCATGATCATCAGATGATGATGGTCAAAAATCCCTTCCGGTTTTCCTTTTCTTCCCAAATTTTGGCTtggactttttttgaattatgacACCAAAACATGCAACGACGTATATATATGCAAACGTAGAATATCGAGTTTCAGAACCGAATCATTGTCGAGATTAAAAGGGAGGAAATTGATATGTGATGGAAATAGATTGAGGgctgaatttttgagattgaaaaaacaattgtataATGTAAGTAGATAAAACAAAGCTGTATTGAATTTATAAATATCTAATACATTTtctaatacaaaaataaatttgattttgtacttttcttaAAAAGTGATCAGAATTTCCACTAGATGTTTTTGGCAACAATCACCTGATAATTGgattaaaatttgacaaaactgTTTAAGTACAAGCGAACTAGATGAGAATTTCTacctttttctttcaattgaatattttcgtATTCTATCCCTCCGTGCTTTCATTTTCCATTGACGTTTTATGGTTCAATATATATCCTAAAAGTTTTCCTTACCCTTTCTCCTACTAGTTTCATCTCTTCTTCTAAATAATTAACATTTCTTTATTTAATTGATTTCTTTCCATTTCACGTCATTTCTTCATTTAGCACAACATTCTTCTTTTATTCCCATCCAATCGCCTTCTCCGTTCATTCCGGCCcctttttcagcttcaaattGAACAACAAAAACACATTGCGTGACGATAAAACTTCCAGTTCCCGTCTTCAAAACGTCATTCCGAGAGACTATTCGCCTGGAACCCTCGCCTTTTTTTCATTATGTGCTCATCCCTAAAAGAGCCAAGAGCTCTCAAAAACTGCTGGGGATCttcgtgaaaaaatgtttggttgaaaattgttgaagcaTCTTGAATTACCATTTACTAAAGGACCAAgtatacattttgaaataggCTCCGAAAGATTGAAGCATATTTTGAACTAgataatattaattaaattcattttgttggtgttaacttttattttaagttGCGAGCATGTTACCGTAAGaacctttttcattttttattttaaataaaattttacaatttgtcTTGAGCAACTTGTTCTATAAGTGATATCAACTTCAAATTAGTGAgcatataaaattaaaatgagaaaaaacaatagcGTGGATAGAAAAATCACCATAGGCCAGGAAAATCTGTAAGAGATTTTCCCGTGTTAgctaaacttttgaaattgtttacatttttaaaggttaTGTTTTACCATCTGATTCTTTACagatcggttttttttaacatatGACAATAGTTTTAACCTTTCGTTTTTGAacctttaaatttgaaaatcaatagttttcattaaatactCATTGATTACAGTAGCCATTGGAACTTTATGTCTCCTTTCGCTGACCTTAGGGAACATTGTGCCAAAATCAGTTTTGCTTCCAAAATCAGATTCTATAATTTCTACACTGTGACTCACAAAAACCAACCaaattcaatcatttttctgtatcctgccttcttcttttttcgaatgttctttttctccttgtttctcttttttccatgTTTATCATCGTCATCTGTTGCTTCTTCTCGGCTTCTCTAATTTCAGCCCAACCCCTTTTTTTTCCTCATCTAATTAAATTCGCCTCGAGGCTCCGTCCTCCTCCATCTCtatctttttctcttttctcttccATTCCGAACTTTTTCTTTCCCAATCGACCATCTATTCGAAGATTCATTGCTGCCTTTTTTTCAGCactcttcttcattttttttttcgaatacaCATTCAATAGAAAACTggagaagaagaggaaaagcATCGAGGAGACGATAAGTGGGGCTCAACGCCATTGGATGATTGACTCGAGCTGAGAAGAAGGACTCAAGAGGTGagccaaaattgcaaaatagaagaagaaaaaatagaaaaacaagaGGAAAGGGAAACAAATGTCTTGTTATAGATGTTgatgtgtgaaaaaaaacgatatagAAAAATGACATGGCTGAACGGAGTTATTATCTTGACTTGAAAGGCggtattcgaaaaattcagattttacgTTAAAAATTCCCTTTTTAACTCAAAGTACCCAAAAATGggctaaaattcaaaaataccaCAATAGAACACTTAAAAGATTCTGTAAGTTTGTAGGACTGCATTTTAATCCTAAAAAtatggtttcaaaaaaattaattcatgtTCTGAAATGTTACTAAGGTTTTGGAAAGATCGCAATGAGCTTTaacttttcaagatttttcttcaagagttggtaaaatttttgacatcAGTAAActtgtagttttaaaaaacttttaaaaccccttttcaatttgtttcaaaatttcaaaatgttcaaatcttaatgcttaaaattgaaattcaatgaaaatagaTCACAATTCACGTCATTTGGCATTTGCTTCTTTTCCCTGCCTGAGCCAACATTTTCTAATCGAATCAACCATTAATCTGTTTTATTTcgtcaatttcttttttccttctttcctTATTAGCATATATCGATCTTACTTCAATTGTTTAAATAAATCTCAATAAACAAGTTCAAAATAACAtgtgaattccaatttctacGAACGAATTCttgaattaattaaaacaatttcagatgtcATCGGTTAAAGTAGCTGTACGTGTTCGCCCATTCAACCAACGGGAAATCTCGAACACTTCAAAATGTGTCCTTCAAGTAAATGGAAATACGACGAGTAAGTGCCCCAAGGGATTTAGAAATGGCGGGTGACATTTGAGACTGAGTTAACCCCTTTCTACGAAatattttccgagaaaaaaggATAGGCTGCCGTCCCAAAATGATGCGAAAAACGTTGGTGACGTCCAAGAGTCTTTGGGAATAATTGAAAAGATGAGAGAGAAGCAATGCATAAAAAAGAACAGACGGGGTCTTGAAATGAATAAGAGGAATTAAAAGATATTCTGGAGGTATGGGATTCAATATTGGGATCTACCATTGAGCAATACCACCACATGTTTCGTTCCGTGTTTCTAACACAGAGTTTTTGAAGCATAGATAGGTGTTCATATTTGCGTTGGAGAGTAGTGATCTCCaagatatatttttatacacagtctttaaatgttttatttttaaattttaattttaaagaatggTTGTAAAATATGCTCAATTCAAAGCTCCCTGATAACAATACATGATACTGTAGTAGCATACTGTATgaactgtttcaaattaaaatattccaattttcagcaataaaTGGTCATTCAATTAACAAGGAGAActtcagtttcaattttgatcattCATATTGGTCGTTTGCGAGGAATGACCCACATTTTATCACCCAAAAACAAGTATATGAAGAGCTCGGAGTTGAAATGTTGGAACACGCATTTGAAGGGTTCGTTTGATGTACATAGATTAATAGTTTAAATAATTGACTTCTAGGTATAATGTCTGCATTTTTGCATACGGTCAAACAGGATCAGGAAAATCATATACAATGATGGGAAAAGCCAATGATCCAGATGAAATGGGTATAATTCCACGTTTGTGCAATGATTTATTTGCACGAATTGATAATAACAATGATAAAGATGTTCAATATTCTGTAGaggtaattatttttgatacaTTAATTCATGGAAACTAACAATATTATTACAGGTATCGTATATGGAAATTTATTGTGAACGAGTAAAAGATCTTCTGAATCCTAACTCTGGAGGTAACCTAAGGGTTCGTGAACATCCTTTACTTGGACCTTACGTCGATGACCTTACCAAAATGGCAGTTTGTTCTTACCACGACATTTGCAATCTGATGGACGAAGGAAATAAAGCGAGgtgagagagtgagagacgGAGAACATTAGAGAAAATCAACGGAAGTATCATGGCAAACTAAACCAAGTTTAATGACCGGGGGTATACACAGGTAACCCGCGACAAGCGAGCGATGACTTGCATGCAGGCCGCGTGCAAGCGAATGTAGAACCAAAAACACGCGTGTACGCGGCCTATCCCTCGCCTGTATTTCGCTTGTTAGCGGCCCATCGTTCGCCTATTATTGACATGTCTGTGAGATGGAATCCTTCCAGGATTCGTTCCACCCGCTTGTAGTTTTCACTTTCTTTTCTTATAATATGACAACAGtagtttatttaaataatatttatttaagaaaaatttccaaaaatgcaaaaaaaaattagaatttttcgggattttcccTCGTTCCGCTGTCTCTGCTGCACTTGGTTGCTCTGTAGATGCTTTTCCGTGGCGTTTCCGATTGgctaatctgaaattaaatacatttttgtataaaattgtgttttgtttGCGAAAAATACAATATGAACTGAAAAGTTAAAGGTAGAGTTAAGTCAATTTGCGGTTTTGCCATGAATGATagcaaaaaccaattttgcaaaaataaaagaaacatttgaagCTAAAATAAGCTAAAATATTACCTCTTTCAAGAAATCCTTGGAAACTGAAGCGAATTTTCAATATCCCCGCGTTCATCCATCGTCTCCGCGCTGCGTGACACGACGGTCGGTGGCTGTTCGgcaatctttaaattttgcattatttcATAGTTTATAAGAATTCAAAGAACAGAAATTATAATATCCCGTCTCTCCTTGcaaaaaacaatagaaaaagtgagaaaaagaaagaacatCCAATTCTCATAACAAAAACTACGATAATTGCGAAATAATTGCCGAATAGTAcgaatttcatcgaaaatatgagaaaatcaaaaattatcgacaTTTTCTGTTATGAAAATTGCATAAAATACGAGCGAAATGGCtttaaaacgttgaaaaagatgagaaaacggaaaaattgttcaataaaaatgaaactgtAAACAACGCGCACCCCGTAATATCGGAGTATCGTTGCCTCTTTCGCTTGTAAATCGCAGAGTCGATGCTAAAAGCTAGTTCTATACTCTAAAATAAGTGCAACTTGCTCATAAAAATATACAGAAACAATACATTTTAGTTATTCCCACGATATCaaagaagtttttgaaaatattttcaaaaaaagacgtTTTTTCGgtagaatttccaattttgaaattcgaatcataagggtcccccttatggttgaaaaaatttttcacctaaaatttttttatagaaaatttttcaaaaagtgtttatatttatagaaaaaatagaaatttgttAGTTTCCACAAGTCTGAACATTCATATTACATTTTCAGTCGAACAAACATCTAAATTAGAGTTGATTGAGCATTTAACAATCTTATTTTCAGAGACTTATAACTTGGTTGGcgtttgaattaataaaatgtgGTCAACTAAAGAGTTGTTGACAATAATGCAaagaacattttgttagttggtaTCTTTTTGTTATCTTTAGTGACTGTGGAGATGTGAGCCCCAAAAGATGACCAAAATATTCTAGATCTGTGCTCAGCTATATCTCGGTTCTCGATAGAGATGAAGAGATGATTACAActatcaaaatgtttattgttttaagctaaaaaaggttgtagttgatgactttttgatatctcgtTTCTAGAAAATGATACAACCGTTTTAAGACAGGAGGTTTTATTGTTCAGAGCTCCAAGGAAAGTCGGTTTCAGTGATCGAGAGCACCGAATTTGTCAAGAAAATGCATAGAACCAACAgttaacatatttttacaataactgataaatatttgataatatttgaaaaaaaattttttttgattttttcgaaaagaaaattcaaagggtccccccttatgaaaaattttaaattttttttcgaaatttttttttaactgttcaaaatttgattgcaTCTTATAaagaaatgcaaattttgtggttttttttttcagtttagatGTTCAGAGTACGACTTCAGATGAGAATCTGAGGTATAGTAGAATTCCTATGCTCAAAAAACGTATTCACTTCGGAAGCCTATAtctctgtaaaaaaaattttcatgactgagtgatcaactacaaagttgtttatcttgatctaaagtacaattttgtagttgattgttttccttcaaaaaaattgatggtcGAGAtataaacagaaaaagaagaagaaaataccAGCATAAACTCGCATCACTCAACACAACTTTATCTtaatcaccaatttttttgagggaGAACATTTGActacaaaattgtattttagaTCAAGATAAACAAATTTGTAGTTaatcactttgtcataaaaactttttcaacggAGATATAAGCTTCCGAAATGAATACGTTTTTTGAGCATAGGGGTACATATACCTTAATTTTGGATCTCAAACTCGTTTAGACCATTCAAATAGAAGAAACATCAAATTTTAGCAATTCTACAACAACTTGTcagtttttagaaagtttccgaaaattttttttttggataaatttcgaaaaaaaatttgtaagatGGGACccttcggattttttttttcaaaatatcgaaaaaaaattttgtcgaaaactttctaaaaactgACCAGATGTTTTAGAACTGTCAAAATGTGATGTTTCTTCCAtttgaatgttcaaaaacaagtttGAGATCCAAAATTGAGGTATAATAGAACTACTATGCTCAAAAAACGTATTCACTTCGGATGCTTATATCTAcgcggaaaaaattttcatgatcaagtgattaactacaaagttgtttatcctAATTTAGAGAACAACTTTGTTGTTGACcggtttttgtcaaaaaaattgttggtcgagataaagttgtgtaaagttgggcaccttcatgcttgtattttcttcttctctttccgTTCATATCtcagccaaaaaattttctggcaaCAAACGGTCAATTATAAAATTGTTCTCTAAATTGAAATgaacaactttgtagtaaatcacttagtcataaaaattttttccacagaGATATAGGCTTCCGAAGTGAATACGTTTTTTGAACATAGGAATTCTACTATACCTCAGATTCTCATCTGAAGTCGTACTCTGAACATCTAAActaaaaaaaccacaatttgcatTTCTTTATAAGAtgcaatcaaattttgaacagttttcaaaaaaaatttcgaaaaaaaaattaaaatttttcataaggggggaccctttgaattttcttttcgacaaaataattttttttttttcaaatattattaacTATTTATCAGTTATTGTAGAAATATGTTAATTTTGTTGGTTCTATGCATTTTCTTGACAAATTCGGTGCTCTCGATCACTGAAACAGACTTTCCTTGGAGCTCTGAACAATAAAACCTCCTGTCTTAAAACGGTTGTATCAATTTCAAGAGACGATATAtcaaaaagtcatcaactacaacctttttttagcttaaagcaataaacattttaatagtTGTAATCATCTCTTCATCTCTATCGAGAACCGAGATATAGTTGAGCACAGATCTAGAATATTTTGGTCATCTTTTGGGGCTCACATCTCCACAGTCACTAAAGATAACAAAAAGAtaccaactga of Caenorhabditis elegans chromosome II contains these proteins:
- the C15F1.1 gene encoding ShKT domain-containing protein (Confirmed by transcript evidence), whose product is MSIHQTSFLLFTLFSLLSFSIAADTCRDFDNNCRDWITVNPNACDSTEYIKRSCLKSCGQCGEVDPKYDLRRLSQELTPIGFLVGKWRSEHGGKAIFPTIPKFTFGEEIEISIPGDAMQSAQALNYTAFAWSVEKRDEKNPNRAFAWSINDKDELHSEYGYISVKPNTKEVALTTVMNNGFVTVEEGPVNGNQIRFRLKDIGRISFSRDLPVHDLVREWTLLDRSTLQARLNMETLTHGMQEHTFIRYNKIEP
- the C15F1.1 gene encoding ShKT domain-containing protein (Confirmed by transcript evidence), whose protein sequence is MSIHQTSFLLFTLFSLLSFSIAADTCRDFDNNCRDWITVNPNACDSTEYIKRSCLKSCGQCGEVDPKYDLRRLSQELTPIGFLVGKWRSEHGGKAIFPTIPKFTFGEEIEISIPGDAMQSAQALNYTAFAWSINDKDELHSEYGYISVKPNTKEVALTTVMNNGFVTVEEGPVNGNQIRFRLKDIGRISFSRDLPVHDLVREWTLLDRSTLQARLNMETLTHGMQEHTFIRYNKIEP